In the Malaya genurostris strain Urasoe2022 chromosome 1, Malgen_1.1, whole genome shotgun sequence genome, one interval contains:
- the LOC131426949 gene encoding uncharacterized protein K02A2.6-like: MHFVRDCTHRSHKCKDCGNIGHREGYCSSAKRNFKTSRNRKHPGSLKTKTVSLRINTVDQKRRFVKIVLNGVKVRLQLDTGSDVSIVSKRLWEKIGKPPTAPVNELASTASGDRLQFLLKFSCLVSFNGEQHHCQFYVVENPLYLFGIDLMEAFGLFSLPISMYCNNVSVPAITLQSLKAAYPSVFRNELGLCTKTKVKLERKPDATPVFGPKRRVAYAVHSTVDNELDRLERAKIITPVDFSDCAAPIVVVRKTNGSNRICGDYSTGLNNALQPHQYPLPLPEEIFNKLANCTVFSRIDLSDAFLQVEVDESSRDLLTINTHRGLYRYNRLPPGVKTAPGAFQQLIDTMLAGLPHTCDYLDDVVVGGVTTETHWENLRAVFQRISEFGFTIRVEKCIFAQPQIKYVGHLLDRNGLRPDPAKVQAINEMPPPTDVSGVRSFLGAINYYGKFVPRMRCLRYPLDELLKADAKFKWTAECQAAFNKFEELLKSDLLLTHYNPALDIVVSADASSVGVGATLSHKFPDGTLKVVYHASRALTAAEKNYSQPDREGLAIIFAVTKFHKMLFGRRFHLQTDHEPLLRIFGSRKGIPVYTSNRLQRWALTLLLYEFTIEHVPTAKFGNADILSRLISQHVRPEEDYVIASVSLENDLSLHSPILLPRQFIVTSLMGGLRPLPMQSSNGFMLDVNPLPRYKAAYYSAIDWLYHRPIASVVFINFIVATLEFRE; this comes from the exons ATGCACTTCGTTCGAGACTGCACCCATCGGAGCCACAAATGCAAGGATTGCGGCAACATCGGACATCGCGAGGGATATTGTTCCTCTGCCAAgcgaaatttcaaaaccagCCGAAACAGAAAGCACCCAGGatcgttaaaaacaaaaaccgtaagtcTCCGTATAAATACCGTCGATCAAAAACGCCGTTTTGTTAAAATTGTACTGAACGGTGTGAAGGTGCGTCTACAGTTGGACACGGGGTCTGACGTTAGCATCGTATCGAAACGCTTGTGGGAGAAAATAGGTAAACCACCCACTGCACCAGTAAATGAGCTAGCCTCAACAGCATCAGGCGACCGATTGCAGTTTTTGTTAAAGTTCAGCTGTCTAGTGTCTTTCAACGGTGAACAACATCACTGTCAGTTTTACGTGGTCGAAAACCCGCTTTATCTTTTCGGAATCGATTTGATGGAAGCATTCGGTCTCTTTTCATTACCCATTAGCATGTACTGCAACAACGTCAGTGTTCCTGCTATCACTTTGCAGTCACTCAAAGCGGCATACCCGAGTGTATTTAGGAACGAGTTAGGGTTGTGCACGAAAACAAAAGTGAAATTGGAACGGAAACCAGATGCAACTCCAGTTTTTGGTCCGAAACGTCGAGTGGCTTATGCAGTACACAGCACGGTTGACAACGAACTTGACCGACTGGAACGAGCAAAAATCATCACACCGGTAGACTTTTCGGACTGCGCAGCACCCATCGTCGTTGTCAGAAAAACGAACGGGTCCAATCGCATTTGCGGAGATTACTCTACAGGTCTCAACAATGCACTGCAACCGCATCAGTACCCGTTACCGCTACCGGAGGAGATTTTCAACAAGTtggctaattgtactgtatttagCCGAATCGACCTGTCGGATGCGTTCCTGCAAGTAGAGGTTGACGAAAGTAGTCGTGATTTATTAACCATCAACACCCATCGTGGACTCTACCGGTACAATCGTCTGCCACCGGGAGTCAAAACAGCACCGGGAGCTTTCCAGCAACTTATCGATACAATGCTGGCAGGTCTTCCTCATACGTGTGATTATTTGGATGACGTCGTCGTTGGTGGTGTCACTACTGAGACACACTGGGAAAACCTTCGCGCAGTGTTTCAAAGAATCAGCGAGTTTGGATTTACCATCCGAGTGGAAAAGTGCATCTTCGCTCAGCCTCAAATCAAATATGTAGGTCATTTGCTTGACCGCAATGGCCTTCGCCCGGATCCAGCAAAAGTTCAAGCCATTAACGAAATGCCACCGCCCACTGATGTATCTGGTGTTCGGTCCTTCCTAGGAGCAATTAATTACTACGGAAAATTTGTTCCTCGTATGCGCTGTCTGCGGTATCCTCTTGATGAGCTGCTCAAAGCGGATGCGAAATTCAAGTGGACTGCAGAATGCCAGGCGGCATTCAACAAATTTGAGGAGTTGCTGAAATCTGACCTACTGTTGACACACTACAACCCTGCACTTGATATAGTGGTGTCGGCAGATGCGTCGTCTGTTGGTGTCGGTGCTACTTTGTCACACAAATTTCCGGACGGCACTCTCAAAGTTGTATACCACGCTTCCAGAGCATTGACAGCGGCAGAGAAAAACTACAGTCAGCCCGATCGTGAAGGACTTGCGATAATTTTTGCGGTGACCAAGTTTCATAAAATGCTGTTTGGTCGTCGCTTTCATCTTCAGACAGATCACGAGCCGTTGCTGAGAATCTTCGGTTCAAGGAAAGGGATTCCTGTTTACACATCGAACCGATTACAACGTTGGGCTCTTACGCTGTTGCTTTATGAGTTCACCATCGAGCACGTTCCGACAGCGAAATTCGGCAATGCTGACATACTTTCCCGTCTGATCAGCCAGCACGTCAGGCCTGAGGAAGATTACGTGATTGCTTCGGTCTCTCTGGAAAATGACTTAAG TCTACACAGTCCGATCCTATTACCAAGGCAGTTTATCGTTACCTCCTTGATGGGTGGCCTAAGACCGTTACCGATGCAGAGCTCAAATGGTTTTATGCTCGACGTGAATCCCTTACCACGGTACAAGGCTGCATACTATTCGGCGATCGACTGGTTATACCATCGCCCCATCGCAAGCGTAGTCTTCATCAACTTCATCGTGGCCACCCTGGAATTCAGAGAATGA
- the LOC131426955 gene encoding uncharacterized protein LOC131426955, with translation MAESNLNPEHQQPGTGLPGGPQHPGMQQNHLRHSAPFFNGPPSSQQSANSSSFSTETTYQLFQQLMQQQQLFMQQLFMQQQQQQLMQQQQDFFRSVISSINVQVSPNPEMILDSLANNIKEFRYDADGNITFAAWYGRYDDLFEQDAARLDDEAKVRLLMRILGSAEHERYVSYILPKSPKDYKFSDTVEKLKTLFGAAESVISKRYRCLQVTKQPTDDYVTYACRINKTCVEFELSKLSEEQFKCLMFVCGLKSEGDGEIRTRLLAKIEERDDVTLEHLSEDCQRLLCLKRDTEMIESSASTSSVNFIKRK, from the coding sequence ATGGCGGAATCTAACCTCAATCCGGAGCATCAGCAACCCGGAACCGGCTTACCTGGCGGTCCACAGCACCCGGGAATGCAGCAAAACCATCTGCGTCATTCAGCTCCATTTTTCAACGGTCCACCATCATCGCAACAATCAGCGAATAGCAGCTCATTTTCTACAGAAACCACCTACCAGCTCTTTCAGCAGCttatgcagcagcagcagctattCATGCAGCAGCTATTcatgcagcagcagcaacaacagttAATGCAGCAGCAGCAAGATTTCTTCCGGAGTGTCATATCATCGATCAATGTTCAGGTCTCTCCAAACCCTGAAATGATTCTCGACTCGCTGGCGAACAACATCAAAGAGTTTCGCTACGATGCGGACGGAAACATAACCTTCGCTGCATGGTATGGCAGATACGACGATTTGTTTGAGCAAGATGCCGCACGGTTGGACGATGAAGCGAAAGTCCGCTTGCTCATGCGGATACTAGGATCAGCAGAACACGAACGTTACGTGAGTTACATCTTGCCGAAATCgccaaaagattacaaattcAGCGATACAGTGGAAAAGCTGAAAACTCTTTTCGGTGCTGCTGAGTCTGTCATCAGTAAACGGTATCGGTGTCTACAGGTAACCAAACAACCGACCGATGATTATGTCACGTACGCTTGTCGAATCAACAAGACTTGTGTTGAATTCGAGCTGAGCAAGCTGTCCGAAGAGCAGTTTAAATGCTTAATGTTTGTTTGCGGACTAAAGTCAGAGGGAGACGGCGAAATACGAACGCGGCTGCTGGCGAAAATCGAAGAACGTGATGACGTCACACTAGAGCATCTTTCGGAAGATTGTCAGCGATTGTTGTGCCTGAAGCGGGACACGGAAATGATCGAGTCATCGGCATCAACGTCATCAGTGAATTTCATCAAGCGAAAATAG
- the LOC131425110 gene encoding UDP-N-acetylhexosamine pyrophosphorylase — MTNLHVLKENLTKYNQDHLLKYWDELNANEKRILVEDIEELNLDEVNLFFERATSSLKEDEAKLDDKMDPVCEDKFLSTSRENIEQLELYKCEGLQQISLGKVGVLLMAGGQGTRLGFAHPKGMFNIGLPSNKSLFCVQAQRILKLQRLAMELTGNNGRITWYIMTSEHTMEPTKKYFEQNNYFGLHADDILMFEQGSLPCYDFEGRIILDEKYRIAKAPDGNGGLYRALRDRGILDDMNRRGVLFLHTHSVDNILIKVADPVFIGYCVSQKADCAAKVVEKAHPNEAVGVVCQVDGKYQVVEYSEITPATANLRKPDGRLVFNAGNICNHFFTAAFLRKIGETFEKQLKLHVAKKKIPFVDTHGNRCTPKSPNGIKIEKFVFDVFEFAEHFVTVEVPRDEEFSALKNADIVGKDCASTARTDIYKLHKKYIEAAGGFVDGVECEISPLLSYAGEGLKASVDGKSFVSPIHLTADEEISNIQTNFYTSN, encoded by the coding sequence ATGACCAATTTACACGTACTAAAAGAAAACCTGACTAAGTACAATCAGGATCATTTGCTAAAATACTGGGATGAGCTAAACGCGAATGAAAAACGTATATTGGTCGAAGATATAGAAGAACTGAATTTAGATGAAGTGAATCTTTTTTTCGAACGTGCCACATCGTCACTTAAAGAGGATGAGGCGAAGTTGGATGATAAAATGGATCCAGTATGTGAAGATAAATTTCTATCAACATCTAGAGAGAATATTGAACAACTGGAACTATACAAATGTGAAGGGCTGCAACAGATTTCACTCGGCAAAGTAGGTGTCCTTTTGATGGCAGGTGGACAAGGTACACGATTGGGATTTGCTCACCCGAAAGGAATGTTCAATATTGGGTTACCTTCAAATAAATCTTTATTCTGTGTGCAAGCTcaaagaattctgaaattgcaACGATTAGCAATGGAATTAACAGGAAACAATGGTCGTATTACCTGGTACATTATGACCAGCGAACATACAATGGAACCAACCAAGAAATATTTCGAACAGAACAACTATTTTGGTTTGCATGCTGACGACATACTTATGTTTGAACAAGGAAGTCTTCCATGTTATGACTTTGAAGGAAGAATTATACTAGATGAAAAATATCGCATTGCAAAGGCCCCTGATGGCAATGGAGGTCTGTACCGAGCCTTGCGGGATCGTGGCATTCTAGATGATATGAACAGACGAGGAGTGCTCTTCTTACATACTCATAGCGTTGATAACATACTTATAAAAGTAGCTGATCCGGTCTTTATTGGGTACTGCGTCAGTCAGAAAGCTGACTGTGCTGCTAAAGTAGTAGAAAAAGCTCATCCAAACGAAGCTGTTGGTGTTGTTTGTCAGGTCGACGGAAAATATCAGGTTGTTGAGTACAGTGAAATCACACCAGCAACAGCTAATCTTCGTAAACCAGATGGACGACTGGTTTTCAACGCGGGTAACATTTGCAATCATTTCTTTACGGCTGCATTTTTGCGCAAGATTGGCGAAACATTcgaaaaacaactgaaattacaCGTAGCTAAAAAAAAGATTCCATTTGTAGATACACATGGAAATCGATGTACACCGAAAAGCCCAAATGGTATAAAGATTGAAAAATTCGTGTTTGACGTATTTGAGTTCGCAGAACACTTCGTGACAGTAGAAGTACCAAGAGATGAAGAGTTCAGTGCACTGAAAAATGCAGATATTGTTGGGAAGGATTGTGCGTCTACTGCACGGACTGATATTTACAAgttgcacaaaaaatatatcgAAGCAGCTGGCGGCTTCGTTGATGGGGTTGAATGCGAAATCTCGCCTTTGTTATCTTACGCTGGAGAGGGGTTAAAAGCATCGGTAGATGGTAAAAGCTTTGTTAGTCCTATTCATCTGACGGCCGATGAAGAAATAAGTAATATCCAAACGAATTTTTATACTTCTAACTAA